Sequence from the Gloeocapsopsis dulcis genome:
TATGTCAAGGAATCTTGTGCATTTCTTAATCAACAAATTGCAGAATTAGAGACGCGATCGCACACTCGCGCACGCGATTTGGATAATCCCGATGAACTTTACTTCGGCGTTCATCAAACCATGATGGCAGCGCGCAAAACCGAACCAATTCCAGGGGCGCAGTGGACAGGAATTGTTAGTTCCATCGCAATTGAAATGCTCAATCGCAAACTTGTTGAAGGTGTAGTCTGTGTGCAAAACACCAAAGAAGATCGTTTTCAACCGATGCCGATTATTGCCCGTACTCCAGAAGAGATCTTAGCAGCACGGGTGAATAAACCAACGCTATCGCCGAATCTTTCAATTTTGGAACAAGTAGAACAATCGGGGATGAAGCGGTTGTTAGTTATTGGTGTGGGGTGTCAAATTCAAGCTTTACGAGCGGTAGAGAAGCAGTTAGGCTTAGAAAAACTCTATGTATTGGGAACTCCCTGTGTAGACAATGTAACGCGGGCTGGGTTACAGAAATTTTTGGAGACAACGAGTCGTTCTCCTGATACAGTCGTGCATTATGAGTTCATGCAAGATTTTCGCGTACACTTCAAACATGAGGATGGCTCAGAAGAAACTGTGCCTTTCTTTGGTTTAAAGACGAATCAACTCAAAGATGTATTTGCCCCTTCGTGCATGAGTTGCTTTGATTATGTGAATTCACTTGCCGATCTCGTTGTAGGCTATATGGGCGCACCGTTTGGTTGGCAATGGCTGGTGGTACGGAACGATCGCGGACAAGAAATGCTGGATTTAGTGCAAGATCAGCTAGAAACGCAACCTGTGATGTCAAAAGGCGATCGCACTGCAGCGGTACAACAAAGTATCCCCGCTTATGATAAAGGCGTTACACTACCGATGTGGGCTGCCAAACTCATGGGTGTCGTGATTGAAAAAATTGGTCCTAAAGGCTTGGAATACGCGCGATTTTCAATTGATTCGCACTTCACTCGCAATTATCTCTATGTCAAACGTCATTATCCTGAAAAGTTAGCCGCACACATACCAGAATTTGCCAAGCGGATTGTTAATCAATATAAACTACCAGAATCTTAATTGATCAAGT
This genomic interval carries:
- a CDS encoding Coenzyme F420 hydrogenase/dehydrogenase, beta subunit C-terminal domain codes for the protein MTSVTPEAKHKKAKALKSSRRPAKELCSECGLCDTYYIHYVKESCAFLNQQIAELETRSHTRARDLDNPDELYFGVHQTMMAARKTEPIPGAQWTGIVSSIAIEMLNRKLVEGVVCVQNTKEDRFQPMPIIARTPEEILAARVNKPTLSPNLSILEQVEQSGMKRLLVIGVGCQIQALRAVEKQLGLEKLYVLGTPCVDNVTRAGLQKFLETTSRSPDTVVHYEFMQDFRVHFKHEDGSEETVPFFGLKTNQLKDVFAPSCMSCFDYVNSLADLVVGYMGAPFGWQWLVVRNDRGQEMLDLVQDQLETQPVMSKGDRTAAVQQSIPAYDKGVTLPMWAAKLMGVVIEKIGPKGLEYARFSIDSHFTRNYLYVKRHYPEKLAAHIPEFAKRIVNQYKLPES